The genomic region ACTATGACTTCAGACTAAAACACTTCTGTATAATCAGATTTAGCTTGTGTGTTTTGCAATACAAATTGTTCATGCCTCATGCActaaaaacagcatatttttatatttattatatcacATCATTTTATTGTGAATATTTGTCATTATACAGAAAACCCTAAAGCCAATTTGACTATTACTCCTGATCTGCATGTGTTCAGAAGAGAGTCAGTCACTCTCAGATGTGACATTAATGCTGATGGAGTCTCTAGCTGGCAGTACAGCTGGTATAAAGAAGGTTCAGATTATGCATTCAGTGAATTACAAGAATACACGTTATGGTTTATTACTGAGTCTGACGCAGGTAAATACTCCTGTATTGGCACTGAGAGTAAAGGTTCACGCAGATCACTAATGAGTGATGCAGTTCCACTGACAGTATCAGGTGAGTTTGATCATCTCTTCATATGCACACGAGTTTATCATGTTATTAATGAGAGATTTCTCTATTTCAGACAGAGCCCAGACAGCTTTAAGTGTTTCTCCACAGAACTGGTTGACTGAaggagattcagtgactctgatCTGTGAGGTTCACGGCTCCTCTACAGGCTGGACATTCAGCTGGTACATCAGAACTCGTTCAGGTAAGTTATAATGTGCTTCTGTGGAGCGTAAATTGTTACATTATGTTAAATAAATCGATTATAGTCCACAAATAAATCTAAGGTTGCACAAAAAATGTACATTCTCAAATAATGGAATGAGACAAATAAATGCAGgagtttcacaaaaatattaaaattcataaaATTTGTGTTACAAATGACCTGGCAGAGTTGTGTTTATAATGTagaacataaataatatttacatttgaacaattacttattttatttatttttcattatgacTTATACGTGTGGACAAAATAAGCAtttcaaatcatcagagagtatataaatgtataaataatatatatataaatgctataACAAGTCCCAGTTTTGGCCTACTCACCTACATGAAGCACACTAAGAATTGCAGGATGTTTTTCCAGAAAAGTTGTGTTGACACTTGTTGATACTTTAATTATTagcacattttattatattaatttgtgACTGTAATTGATTTTTGTGCTTCTCCTGCATATCTTATTATAttccatttttaaaactaaatttgaCCGTTTTTGTGGGTCACTTTAGGTTTATTTGTGGATCAGAAtctatttatttgaaatactgCAACATTTTTGCCCCGTCAATTTCATGTGAGAACACCTAATATAATATAACTGCCTTCAAACATCACATAGATTAGCTTCAGTCAATGTCATTCTTTCTGTATTCAGAAAAAACTGATAATACTGAACATCTGTATATTCTCACTTAACACAGACAAGGGCTATCATTATAAGCTGCTCTCAGACAGTagtagaggagctggaggaaaatACACTGTCAGTTCTGTTGCTCTAAAACACACaggagtttatgtgtgtgaagcagAGAGAGGAAAAACAGCCTATAAAACAGCTATAAGCAACACACAGCCACTGTGGGTCACTGGTGAGTTTACACAGAACTGAAATAATtggatcatatttcatattgaattaagttacatatttataaattattgctGTCTCAGGTGTTTCTCCTCCAGACTCTCTGGTCATCAGACCCAGCAGAGCTCAACACTTTACATCTGACTCTCTTTCTCTGAGCTGTGAAGACAAGAGTAACTCTACTGGATGGAGAGTCAGAAGATACTTAGACAGCGGGTGGATGAGTGATTGTTTATTACAAACAGGATCTACATGTACAATCAGCTACACCACCACATCAGACACTGGAGTTTACTGGTGTCAGTCTGAGTCTGGAGAGAATTATAATCCTGTTAATATCACTGTACACTGTGAGTCTGAGcgtctgtatttattcatttaaatcagaTTGAGAGCTGAAAGCATTAGACACAGTTGTGAATTGGTCTAGTGAGCAGAAAACACAACAACCACATAATACCGCATAAACTACACGGAAACACTTAAttgtcacaaaaaaaatcaacctATTTTAATATAAAGATCGTTATTTAATTTTCTCTTGTATAATGTTAGCACTCTGTTGATGTGTGTTGATGTTTGCTGTGCTTCTGTAGctggtgtgattctggagagtCCTGTTCATCCTGTGACTGAAGGAGATACTCTGACTCTACAATGTTTATATAAATCTACAACTCCACCAAATCTCACAGCTGATTTCTATAAAGATGGATCACTCGTCCAGAGTCAAACCTCAGAGATGATCATCACTGCTGTCTCAAAGTCACATGAGGGTTTCTACTACTGCAAACACACAGAAGGAGAGTCACCCAAGAGCTGGATCTCAGTCAGAGGTGAGACTGTAGACTTTAAAACACCTTAAATGTTCTTGTATCATTGACAGCATGACTCTAAATGTGAATATATTCAGTAAGTAACTCAGTTTCTCCATCAGCCTCGAGATCTGATGGTGTCGATCCTGTGATTAATGGAGTGACTGCAGGACTTTCTGTCCTTGTTTTGATCATCATCTTCTTGGTTCTGCTGTGCTGCTACAGACACAAGAAAGGTTCATCATCTGCCATGTTACAAT from Danio aesculapii chromosome 3, fDanAes4.1, whole genome shotgun sequence harbors:
- the LOC130218011 gene encoding low affinity immunoglobulin gamma Fc region receptor II-like → MELSQLPLVLLLISNIHSEDTEENPKANLTITPDLHVFRRESVTLRCDINADGVSSWQYSWYKEGSDYAFSELQEYTLWFITESDAGKYSCIGTESKGSRRSLMSDAVPLTVSAQTALSVSPQNWLTEGDSVTLICEVHGSSTGWTFSWYIRTHKGYHYKLLSDSSRGAGGKYTVSSVALKHTGVYVCEAERGKTAYKTAISNTQPLWVTGVSPPDSLVIRPSRAQHFTSDSLSLSCEDKSNSTGWRVRRYLDSGWMSDCLLQTGSTCTISYTTTSDTGVYWCQSESGENYNPVNITVHSGVILESPVHPVTEGDTLTLQCLYKSTTPPNLTADFYKDGSLVQSQTSEMIITAVSKSHEGFYYCKHTEGESPKSWISVRVSPSASRSDGVDPVINGVTAGLSVLVLIIIFLVLLCCYRHKKGVRSPSPSSVSQTSQQKQSEAGHQTLLSGTTLKDRSSTETAHTYATYEDICNTDCESGAELTYAEVHLKSTKKMKENTDKGNNPENSDCVYSKLKLETHQSAGSSDGTYAQVK